In a single window of the Platichthys flesus chromosome 5, fPlaFle2.1, whole genome shotgun sequence genome:
- the naa15b gene encoding N-alpha-acetyltransferase 15, NatA auxiliary subunit b: MPTVTLPPKENALFKRILRCYEHKQYRNGLKFCKQILSNPKFAEHGETLAMKGLTLNCLGKKEEAYDLVRRGLRNDLRSHVCWHVYGLLQRSDKKYDEAIKCYRNALKWDKDNLQILRDLSLLQIQMRDLEGYRETRYQLLQLRPAQRASWIGYAIAYHLLEDYEMAAKIIEEFRKTQQTSPDKVDYEYSELLLYQNQVLREAGLYKEALEHLSNYEKQICDKLAVEETRGEVLLKLGRLEEATEVYRRLQERNPENWSYYRGLENALKPGSVEERQKIYEDAWEKFPKGLVPRRLPLNFLTGEKFRECLDRYLRMNFSKGCPPVFTTLKSLYNNKEKVSIIEELVVSFETTLKSCRMFSVNDDGKEEPPTTLLWVQYFLAQHYDMIGQQTLSLEYINAAIESTPTLIELFLIKAKIYKHAGNIREAAQWMDEAQALDTADRFINSKCAKYMLKAGMVKEAEEMCSKFTREGASAVENLNEMQCMWFQTECALAYKGMNKFGDALKKCHEIERHFVEITDDQFDFHTYCMRKMTLRSYVDLLKLEDVLRMHPFYYKAAITAIQIYLSLHDNPLTDDSKELQADTANLSDKELKKLRNKQRRAEKKAQLEEEKKIAEKEKQLKNQKKKKEDDDEEIGGPKEELVPDKLVKVENPLEEAIKFLMPLKHLVKDKIDTHLLAFEIYFRKEKYLLMLQSVKRAVAIDPDDPWLHQCLVRFFKGVSESKELPEGVRTVLKQEITRLFGDSNAKSFNQAYLTKHSNSIPHRLAAAKMMVYLDSATEMKAAELATALDESLNNRTIQICTEALECLRSGLLGDRKEREEEYRAECHKLYPYTLAFMPPGYEENTKITNGDVSMETEEIANEM; this comes from the exons CGATGTTACGAACACAAACAGTACCGAAACGGGCTCAAGTTCTGCAAACAAATCCTGTCCAACCCAAAGTTTGCAGAGCATGGAG AGACCCTGGCGATGAAGGGCTTGACCCTTAACTGTCTggggaagaaggaggaggccTACGACCTGGTGAGAAGAGGACTGCGCAACGACCTCCGGAGCCACGTCT GCTGGCACGTTTACGGCCTACTGCAGCGCTCGGATAAGAAGTACGATGAGGCCATCAAGTGTTACCGCAACGCTCTGAAGTGGGACAAGGACAACCTTCAGATCCTGCGAGACCTGTCCCTCCTTCAGATCCAGATGCGAGACCTGGAGGGCTACAGG GAGACACGGTACCAGCTGTTGCAGCTGCGTCCAGCCCAACGGGCTTCCTGGATTGGCTATGCCATCGCCTATCACCTCCTTGAAGACTACGAGATGGCTGCAAAGATTATTGAGGAGttcaggaaaacacaacag ACGTCTCCAGACAAAGTGGACTACGAGTacagtgagctgctgctgtaccAGAACCAGGTGCTGAGGGAAGCTGGTCTGTACAAGGAGGCACTCGAGCATCTGTCAAACTATGAGAAGCAGATCTGCGACAAACTGGCAGTGGAGGAGACACGAG GTGAGGTGCTGTTGAAGTTGGGGCGTCTGGAAGAAGCAACAGAAGTTTACCGTCGACTGCAGGAGAGGAACCCAGAAAACTGGTCCTATTACAGAGGCCTAGAGAATGCTTTGAAACCAG gCAGCGTAGAGGAGAGACAAAAGATCTATGAGGATGCCTGGGAGAAGTTTCCTAAAGGACTGGTTCCTCGCCGGCTGCCCCTTAACTTTCTTACTG gagaGAAGTTCAGAGAGTGTCTGGACAGGTATCTGAGGATGAACTTCAGCAAAGGCTGTCCGCCCGTCTTCACCACGCTCAAATCACTGtacaacaataaagaaaag GTGTCAATAATAGAAGAGTTGGTCGTCAGctttgaaaccacattaaaaagCTGTAGAATGTTCAGTGTGAACg ATGATGGAAAGGAGGAGCCGCCAACCACTTTGCTCTGGGTGCAGTACTTCCTTGCACAGCACTATGACATGATTGGTCAGCAGACACTGTCTTTAGAATACATCAATGCAGCCATCGAGAGCACACCGACGCTCATCGAACTCTTCCTTATCAAAGCCAAGATTTACAAG CATGCTGGCAACATTAGAGAGGCAGCTCAGTGGATGGATGAGGCCCAGGCTCTGGACACCGCTGACAGATTCATCAACTCCAAGTGTGCCAAGTACATGCTGAAAGCAGGCATGGTCAAAGAGGCTGAGGAAATGTGTTCCAAGTTCACACGG GAGGGAGCATCAGCGGTGGAGAATCTGAATGAGATGCAGTGCATGTGGTTCCAGACGGAGTGTGCACTCGCCTACAAGGGTATGAACAAGTTTGGGGATGCTCTCAAGAAGTGCCATGAGATCGAACGG CATTTTGTGGAGATCACAGATGACCAGTTTGATTTCCACACCTACTGCATGAGGAAGATGACGCTCCGCTCCTACGTGGACTTGCTGAAGCTAGAGGATGTGCTCCGGATGCATCCCTTCTACTACAAGGCAGCCATCACTGCCATCCAGATCTACCTGAGCCTCCATGACAACCCACTGACTGACGATAGCAAGGAGCTGCAGGCCGACACTG CCAACCTTTCGGACAAAGAGCTGAAGAAGCTCAGGAACAAGCAGCGGCGAGCCGAGAAGAAGgcccagctggaggaggagaagaagattgcagagaaggagaagcagctaaagaaccagaagaagaagaaggaggatgATGACGAGGAGATCGGAGGGCCCAAAGAGGAGCTCGTTCCTGACAAACTGGTCAAG GTAGAAAACCCACTGGAAGAAGCAATTAAGTTCCTGATGCCTCTCAAACACCTGGTGAAAGACAAAATTGACACACACCTACTGGCCTTTGAGATCTACTTCAGGAAAG AAAAGTACCTGTTGATGCTCCAGTCTGTGAAAAGAGCGGTGGCAATTGACCCTGATGACCCATGGCTACACCAGTGTTTAGTACGCTTCTTTAAAGGAG TCTCGGAGAGCAAGGAGCTGCCAGAGGGGGTCAGGACAGTTTTGAAGCAGGAGATCACCCGGCTGTTTGGAGACAGCAACGCTAAGAGCTTCAACCAGGCCTACCTCACCAAGCACTCCAACTCCATACCCCACCGACTGGCTG ctgctAAGATGATGGTGTATTTGGACTCGGCGACAGAAATGAAGGCAGCAGAGTTGGCCACCGCACTAGATGAGTCACTGAACAACAGAACCATACAG atctGTACGGAAGCGCTGGAGTGTCTTCGGAGTGGCCTCCTAGGCGACCGTAAAGAGCGTGAGGAAGAGTACCGTGCCGAGTGTCACAAGCTTTACCCCTACACGCTAGCTTTCATGCCCCCTGGATACGAGGAGAACACCAAGATCACCAACGGAGatgtttccatggaaacagaGGAGATAGCCAACGAGATGTGA
- the LOC133953649 gene encoding ras-related protein Rab-33B-like, producing the protein MKRSSRRRGKLLSLIREPAASPPAGSVSSRSVCFCCSCIFGETTFLCRMESSLEFSNSLGSVSSQSRCRTFKVLVIGDSGVGKTCLTHRLCAGQFPSRVEATIGVDFRERPLDVDGEILKLQLWDTAGQERFRKSMVQHYYRNVHAVLFIYDVTYPASFSGLVSWIEECRQNSVGQKIPRFLVGNKSDLRDPRTTEGQVSQAQALSFAKAHGMMFFETSAKNPPIKRVNGQRGDGEVSYQQDKVEDIVIAVGAKLKRQKKPLAANTVMYNGSFKVLSKKRADKEQWTCC; encoded by the exons ATGAAGCGAAGTAGCAGACGAAGAGGGAAGTTGTTGAGTCTGATCAGAGAACCTGCAGCTTCCCCTCCAGCAGGAAGCGTGTCTTCTcgaagtgtttgtttttgctgcagcTGCATCTTCGGAGAGACCACATTTCTCTGCAGGATGGAGTCGTCTCTGGAGTTTTCCAACTCTCTGGGCAGTGTGTCGTCTCAGAGCCGCTGTCGGACTTTTAAGGTGCTGGTGATCGGAGACTCCGGGGTGGGGAAGACCTGCCTCACACACCGGCTCTGCGCCGGGCAATTCCCCAGCAGAGTGGAGGCCACCATCGGGGTGGACTTCCGCGAGAGGCCGCTGGACGTCGATGGAGAAATATTAAAG CTCCAGCTGTGGGACACAGCGGGACAGGAGCGTTTTCGTAAGTCCATGGTGCAGCATTACTATCGAAACGTCCACGCCGTGCTCTTCATTTATGATGTCACCTACCCCGCCAGTTTCAGTGGCCTGGTTTCCTGGATAGAAGAGTGCAGGCAGAACTCAGTGGGACAGAAAATCCCCAG GTTCCTGGTGGGCAACAAAAGCGACCTCCGTGACCCCAGAACGACTGAGGGCCAGGTGAGCCAGGCTCAGGCGTTGAGCTTCGCCAAGGCCCATGGCATGATGTTCTTTGAGACGTCGGCCAAAAACCCGCCAATCAAGCGTGTGAACGGACAGCGAGGCGACGGAGAGGTTTCATATCAGCAGGATAAGGTGGAGGACATCGTCATCGCTGTCGGCGCCAAGCTGAAGCGACAGAAAAAACCTTTGGCAGCGAACACTGTGATGTACAATGGATCCTTTAAAGTCCTGAGCAAGAAAAGAGCAGATAAAGAGCAGTGGACCTGctgctga